Genomic window (Xenopus laevis strain J_2021 chromosome 3S, Xenopus_laevis_v10.1, whole genome shotgun sequence):
TAATTTCGTTTCTCTTTGTTGATGTGCAGCCTATCATTCAAGCATTCAAATTCCCACAAATCTTTATGGTGCTGCCAGGGAATTAAACAGTCTGAGAAACTTGAGGGGTTTCCATTCCATATAAGTGTGTATCTTGTTTGCATGGAACTGATGAGGCTGGGATGATGTATACACTTCTGTAAGCTTTCTGCAGTGTTTATAATAGTTTGTATGTGGACTTGTGGATGTAATCTCATCCCtcacttttttctttattaatttacCAGTAACAGAATTTACTGACTTGAAATATATTTCAACTGGTGCCATAGGGATTATTTTGAGAATGCAAAGACCAGCGCATTCAGGATAAATCAGTTCTTGGGGTTCACATTCTCTTGAATAAGTTTGTTGACAATGTTAATTCTTTAATAACACATACACTTTTGGTCTTGTAAGAAACACTATAGAAATGCCCAGTTTTGTTTGAAGTATGTGTAAACAGTTTTGGCATTTGCTGTCCTTTGTTTGAACCGATATGCATGCAGTCACTGGCCAGAGAGAGCTTTCATTTAGCATAGTCAaatcaagtggattttattgtcatttcagacatatacagtaaaagtagtgggttttttcttcaaaatgctaAGCCAAGCTTCTTGGCTTTTACTGCTAATGCCTTCCTTAACATAGTCAACACGAAATATTTGCCTATTAGTATAATTATGAGGCTTATTATAGGTGTCTGTAAATATTTTCAgagataatatatgtataatcaTAACAACTATAATGCAACTTTAATTAGATTTGTTTTCTTTCACTAAAGTCCTTTACAGGATCAAAAGTCAAGactctttttgtattttgcaggCCAGTATGTTTGTTCAAAATGCAACAGATCAACTGCAGCTTAGTTGACACCTGaatctgaaaaactgaaaatggaTAAATGTAAACACGTTGGCCGATTGCGTCTTGCCCAAGATCATTCGATTTTGAACCCTCAGAAGTGGCACTGTGTGGATTGCAACACTACAGAATCAGTGTGGGCTTGCCTAAGCTGTTCACATGTTGCATGTGGTCGATACATTGAAGAGCATGCACTGCGTCACTTTCAGGACAGTAAGCATCCCTTGGCTTTGGAGGTTAATGAACTTTATGTGTTTTGTTACCTCTGTGATGATTATGTTCTCAATGACAACACCACTGGTGACCTTAAACTTTTACGAAGCACATTAAGTGCGATCAAAAGTCAGAATTACGACTGTACAACACGTAGTGGTCGGACTTTGCGGTCTATGGTAAGTGCAGATGATTCATTCATTTCACATGAAGGCGCACAAGCCTTTCTTCAGAATGAAGACCGAGCATTCACTGCATTGTGGCATCGGAGGCATGCTCTTTTAGGGAAGGTTTTTAGATCATGGTTTGCTTTGACTCCAAAAGGCAAGCAGAGGTTAGAAGAGGAACGCTTGAGGGAAGAGGCCGAGCAGAAGAGGGAGGAAGCAAGAAAAAGGCGGCAGCAATTGAAGCACAAATTAAAAGAAGAAATGGAAAGCACTCCCCCCAGAAAGAGTTCACGTTTGCAACAGCAAATACAGCCTTCACCCAAAATTGAATCGTCCTCTGTGCAAAAAATGAACCAAAAAAACGCTCCTTCCACAAAACAAAATCCACCAGCACCTACCTCTGATAAAGCACGCTTAAAGAAAATTGGTAATTCTCCAATAAAAAGAAAGCCCACTGTGACCCCTGGAGTAACAGGACTGAGGAATCTGGGGAACACTTGCTATATGAACTCAATACTTCAAATACTGAGTCATTTGCATGTTTTTCGGGAGTGTTTTTTACAACTTGATCTCAATCAAACTCAGGAGTTGTTGGCAGCTGATGGCAGTGGAAAAACAAGGCTGTCCAGCAAATACCCACCTGGTGCTGAGCTACCAAGAGTAACACAAAAGCACACTAAAGGTCAAAGATCACTGGCAAGGCGGCCGAGCTTCTCCTTGGGACTTAGTGGTGGGGCCTCAAATAGTAGAAACATGGAACTTATTCAGCCTAAGGAGCCAAGTTCGAAGCACATATCCCTATGCCATGAATTGCATACCCTCTTCCAAGTCATGTGGTCAGGGAAATGGGCACTGGTTTCTCCTTTTGCAATGCTGCATTCAGTGTGGAGGCTTATACCAGCTTTCCATGGGTATGCACAGCAAGATGCTCAGGAATTTCTCTGTGAACTATTAGATAAAGTGCAACAAGAATTGGAGACAACTGGCACCAGATACCCAGCCCTAATTCCTACATCTCAAAGAAAACTCATCAGACAGGTCCTGAATGTCGTCAACAACATTTTTCATGGGCAACTGCTTAGTCAGGTATGTTAATTGCACAGTTACTATTACTAGAAGctcttttatttaaattgcaGCTGACCGGAAGAATATTGGCATTAGCCAAATCACTGAGCTATGTTTAGATGATGAGAGTGTGAGAGAATAGTGCGTTCACAATAGTATTTCCATGCTGTTTTAGCACATTTTCCTTTccgtttttttccctctttcaaaAGGCTGAGGCTTTATAAGAAATAGAACTCATATGTCCATCTGGTTTACAGTGTATatatgctttttgtttttcattgatcATTTGTGCGTTCAGGTACTCAGTAGTGTTATAACAATTGCCACGGTTGCACTCTGTTGTAACATTTTAATACCAGCCTTCTCTGCAGTTATATATCATTTTAGTTgctggattttgtgcaaatatgtGTTTTACCATATCAATGTcttaatattgtgtattttagATATATTTGATCAATGTAGCAAATGGGTGCATTTATTGCATGTGTTTATTATATAAGGGTGGTTTCATAAGAACAACTTCATTTTACACTATGGGTAGGCTTTCTGCTCAGGGATTCAAATAAATGTGTACTCGGCTGTGTTAGTTACTGCTTGTAACTTGGCTTTTGCAATAAAGTTGACTAACTGGTACAcataaaaactttatttgttttgCCCCATATGAGACACTTGTGCCAGTAAGATTTAGGATTAACCAGTGCCGACGTTTCCAGTGTTTTCCAgtgtaaataaatcaaatgttgaATCCGGATTGCTTTAACccaaacattaaagggcagatttattaaaggtcaaacattcacacattctaattttaatcccccagtttaaatgtaaatttgaatgtgagatttatcacacctcgaccctgaaaACAGtctgaatattcgccacctaaaacctgctgagttcatttacaagtcaattgcagaggtccgtTGAAGCATTTGAACATACTTGAACGATTAAAATTTTTGGgccgggactattcgatcgaatattatacatttaaattctttcttaaataatctcccatttgcgttgtgagtatattctaatttatttgagtaaaaaaaattcgaaattcgacctttgataaatctgcccgttagtGTGTGTACTTGACTGCGAATGTTTTCACAatactgctgcgaaaattcaccatggAAAaattgctgcatcaaaaaaatctttgagcgtcaaaattgtcgctcatcaaaattattcggactttATTGCATTTAGACAAAACAGTGGCTCGtttaaaaattgtcgcgtgtgtaaaaattgtcgcgcatcagatttattcagacacccattgactttaatgcatttggacaaaagtcacatgtataaaaattgtcctgcagcgggtcgggttgcgTATAGAAGTTcggggtgtgggtatagacgcgggtcggcggttctgcaggtttgcgggttgggccgcgggtcttctaaATAGAgatttttactgcttttttctgataacgcctacttccgatgatgtttttttttacataaaatctgTTAAATCATTGAaggactgtctttttttttttttaaaggagaaggaaagctgccaaggcagtttattgccaatagattagccacaacagtgcaagctagaaagtaatttttattctttagaatgctttttcaTACCCAGTAAACCGCcatagacactgtctctgtttgagcagctgccatattagcttgctgtgacattacttcctgcctgagtcgctCCATGctttgagctcagattacagcagggagggggaacgggaggggaggagggaggagcaaactgagcatgctcaagcccatgccctggaggtttaagatgaaaacaggaagtctgatacagaagcccatgtgtacacaacagaaggaaaaacATGTTGTTTCTTTTGACACTTACGTGACTACTGTTTACAATCATTTTGTTTATACATTGACCGTTTCAAGACGTAGTGGAGCATGAAACCTAATTACCGGTAATCAGCATATGCTTTGGGGCCATTTATTAAGTCAATCCATTGCTGAGGTATAGGGGGTTTGGTGCTCATCCATTTCATTACTACTAACTTGTTTGTGTAGAACAAAATAGACTGTAAAAGTGTGACCTCATTTTCAATGCCACTGACAGAAGTTTGTGTGCATCTGATGCTTTGTGGGCTAACTGATTTTTCTCATTTCTACCTGCAACGCAGCTGCTCTATTTGGCTAATTGTAGGTGtaacatgtttatgtttatgagTTCCAAAAGACCTGCAAGCTGGCTTACTATACAAGCTCCATTTGCGTTCAAGCATTGGGCCCCTTATTCACAGTCTTTGCTACACCTATGAATGTTGTTATATACTGCATTCCAGGGTGATCTTCTTTCAGCTATTTTACAGTGGGGTTGCCAGTTCCTGGATCACAGCTGTAGCTCCTATATATTCAGTGATTAGCTTTGAGGTAAAAGCCATGttccactgggggggggggggttactatGCAGCCTCAGGGCCTGGTCAACTTGCCATTATAGAATTCTGCACTAGACTAGAATATTATTTATGAGAATATTCAGTCACCTGGCTGTGAGCTGAATTGCCATTGGGTTATGCAGCAAGACATTGAtccaaaataatataataataaaaggcaAGTCTCTGCATCTGAATGCCCAAGAACTAAAGTTTTGCATTGATCTAGTCAAAGTCCTGATTTGAACCCAATAGAGAATTTGTTGCAGGATCTTAAATAAGAAGGTCATGCTAAAAAAAAAGC
Coding sequences:
- the usp44.S gene encoding ubiquitin carboxyl-terminal hydrolase 44-B isoform X1, encoding MDKCKHVGRLRLAQDHSILNPQKWHCVDCNTTESVWACLSCSHVACGRYIEEHALRHFQDSKHPLALEVNELYVFCYLCDDYVLNDNTTGDLKLLRSTLSAIKSQNYDCTTRSGRTLRSMVSADDSFISHEGAQAFLQNEDRAFTALWHRRHALLGKVFRSWFALTPKGKQRLEEERLREEAEQKREEARKRRQQLKHKLKEEMESTPPRKSSRLQQQIQPSPKIESSSVQKMNQKNAPSTKQNPPAPTSDKARLKKIGNSPIKRKPTVTPGVTGLRNLGNTCYMNSILQILSHLHVFRECFLQLDLNQTQELLAADGSGKTRLSSKYPPGAELPRVTQKHTKGQRSLARRPSFSLGLSGGASNSRNMELIQPKEPSSKHISLCHELHTLFQVMWSGKWALVSPFAMLHSVWRLIPAFHGYAQQDAQEFLCELLDKVQQELETTGTRYPALIPTSQRKLIRQVLNVVNNIFHGQLLSQVTCLVCDHKSNTIEPFWDLSLEFPERYHFSGKATASQRPCLLTEMLAKFTETEALEGKIYACDQCNTKRRKFSSKPVVLTEAQKQLMVCRLPQVLRLHLKRFRWSGRNHREKIGVHVRFDQMLNMEPYCCRESTAALRADCFIYDLSSVVMHHGKGFGSGHYTAFCYNPEGGFWVHCNDSKLHSCAVEEVCKAQAYILFYTQRVTQENGHLSERLPLHDSPQSPPP
- the usp44.S gene encoding ubiquitin carboxyl-terminal hydrolase 44-B (The RefSeq protein has 1 substitution compared to this genomic sequence), with translation MDKCKHVGRLRLAQDHSILNPQKWHCVDCNTTESVWACLSCSHVACGRYIEEHALRHFQDSKHPLALEVNELYVFCYLCDDYVLNDNTTGDLKLLRSTLSAIKSQNYDCTTRSGRTLRSMVSADDSFISHEGAQAFLQNEDRAFTALWHRRHALLGKVFRSWFALTPKGKQRLEEERLREEAEHKREEARKRRQQLKHKLKEEMESTPPRKSSRLQQQIQPSPKIESSSVQKMNQKNAPSTKQNPPAPTSDKARLKKIGNSPIKRKPTVTPGVTGLRNLGNTCYMNSILQILSHLHVFRECFLQLDLNQTQELLAADGSGKTRLSSKYPPGAELPRVTQKHTKGQRSLARRPSFSLGLSGGASNSRNMELIQPKEPSSKHISLCHELHTLFQVMWSGKWALVSPFAMLHSVWRLIPAFHGYAQQDAQEFLCELLDKVQQELETTGTRYPALIPTSQRKLIRQVLNVVNNIFHGQLLSQVTCLVCDHKSNTIEPFWDLSLEFPERYHFSGKATASQRPCLLTEMLAKFTETEALEGKIYACDQCNKAQKQLMVCRLPQVLRLHLKRFRWSGRNHREKIGVHVRFDQMLNMEPYCCRESTAALRADCFIYDLSSVVMHHGKGFGSGHYTAFCYNPEGGFWVHCNDSKLHSCAVEEVCKAQAYILFYTQRVTQENGHLSERLPLHDSPQSPPP